One Chloroflexota bacterium DNA segment encodes these proteins:
- a CDS encoding DUF58 domain-containing protein yields the protein MSVTASQPKPAVTLQRPVIIVLLGLLVVVALVTTSPIAYWLMYALLSIVLLSYFWTRLASRGLTIQRQIRTQWATVGDTIEEEFELRSRSRLPILMLEVEDYSELPGYRASIAISLGSRGKRRWRTHGEAGRRGLYKLGPADVTVGDPFGLFTAERRLAQENTIVVYPPISVMHDVAVPAGTLVGAARSSMRTQQVTTDAGGLREFQPGDPLKRIHWPTSVRRETLLVKEFDLEPTASLWVALDLDAAVQAGHGDESTEEYGVKIVSSLAYQFVRDGKSVGLLAEGRGTRYIIEPQRGLRQLWRILESLAIVQARGTQPFGDVLASAAPILGRGVSLVAISPSADPTWIASLTHLAQRAVYPIAIGVDAATFDDAPSNAGLKEGSETAGVSFTTVTQGATFSTVQPSRHGGPAAEGQRRPTVSLAYQ from the coding sequence GTGTCGGTCACGGCCAGCCAGCCTAAACCCGCGGTCACCCTGCAACGACCGGTCATCATCGTGCTGCTTGGCCTGCTCGTCGTCGTGGCGCTGGTGACCACGTCGCCCATCGCGTATTGGTTGATGTACGCGCTGCTCAGCATTGTGCTGCTGTCCTATTTCTGGACGCGCCTGGCATCGCGCGGGCTCACCATCCAGCGTCAGATCCGTACCCAGTGGGCGACGGTTGGCGACACCATCGAGGAAGAGTTCGAGCTGCGCAGCCGCAGCCGGCTGCCCATCCTCATGCTCGAAGTTGAAGACTACTCCGAGCTCCCCGGGTATCGGGCGTCAATCGCGATCAGCCTCGGCAGCCGCGGGAAGCGTCGCTGGCGCACGCACGGGGAAGCCGGTCGACGCGGGCTCTACAAGCTCGGTCCGGCGGACGTGACGGTCGGCGACCCGTTTGGCCTCTTCACGGCCGAACGCCGGCTCGCCCAGGAGAACACCATCGTGGTCTACCCACCGATCTCGGTGATGCACGACGTCGCCGTGCCCGCCGGAACGCTGGTGGGCGCGGCCCGCTCCTCGATGCGGACCCAGCAGGTAACGACGGACGCCGGCGGTCTGCGCGAGTTCCAGCCCGGCGACCCGCTCAAACGCATCCACTGGCCGACCTCGGTGCGCCGCGAAACGCTGCTGGTGAAGGAGTTTGACCTCGAGCCGACCGCCAGCCTATGGGTGGCGCTCGATTTGGACGCCGCGGTGCAGGCGGGTCACGGTGACGAGTCCACCGAGGAATACGGCGTCAAGATCGTCTCATCGCTCGCCTACCAGTTCGTGCGCGACGGCAAATCCGTCGGCCTGCTGGCCGAGGGGCGCGGCACCCGCTACATCATCGAGCCGCAACGGGGCTTGCGGCAGCTCTGGCGAATCCTGGAGTCGCTGGCCATCGTGCAGGCGCGCGGCACGCAACCCTTCGGCGACGTGCTCGCCAGCGCCGCGCCGATTCTCGGCCGCGGGGTCAGCCTGGTCGCCATCTCGCCTTCCGCGGACCCGACCTGGATCGCAAGCCTGACCCACCTGGCGCAGCGGGCCGTATATCCGATCGCCATCGGCGTGGATGCCGCGACCTTCGACGACGCGCCCTCCAACGCCGGGCTCAAGGAGGGGTCCGAAACCGCCGGGGTTTCCTTCACCACCGTCACCCAGGGTGCAACGTTCTCAACCGTGCAGCCCAGCCGACACGGCGGGCCCGCAGCGGAGGGGCAGCGGCGACCGACGGTGTCGCTGGCCTACCAATAG